The proteins below are encoded in one region of Knoellia sp. S7-12:
- the mshA gene encoding D-inositol-3-phosphate glycosyltransferase — translation MTTEEPRPRRRVAMVSVHTSPLAQPGTGDAGGMNVYVIETAKRLARSGIDVDIFTRRTTASDAPVVEVEPGVLVRHIAAGPYEGLNKEDLPGQLCAFAAGMMRVAAHAPEGHYDLVHSHYWLSGQVGWLAADRWDIPLVHTMHTMARVKNLHRAEGDAEEPRGREIGEAQVVEAADRLVANTHDEARELIELYGADPERVDDVPPGVDLDVFHPGDRSEARHSIGVPDDAVLLLFVGRIQPLKAPDVLIRAAAMLTRRDPHLRGRLVVGILGGPSGGAVRTPMALDQLAADEGIADLVRFVEPTDRDTLATWMRAADVVAVPSHNESFGLVAVEAQACGAVVVATNVGGLPTAVGDAGILVDGHDVHKWVDAIESVIDNPEHQADLSARAAERARDFAWEVTAERLAAVYEAALATPRRASINDSDALTGIPTAVIP, via the coding sequence ATGACGACTGAGGAGCCACGGCCCCGCCGCCGGGTCGCGATGGTGTCGGTGCACACGTCGCCACTTGCGCAGCCGGGGACAGGGGATGCAGGTGGCATGAACGTCTATGTCATCGAGACGGCAAAACGGTTGGCGCGCAGCGGAATCGACGTCGACATCTTCACGCGACGGACCACCGCGTCGGATGCGCCCGTCGTCGAGGTCGAGCCCGGTGTCCTGGTCCGCCACATCGCCGCAGGACCCTACGAGGGCCTCAACAAGGAGGACCTTCCCGGCCAGCTCTGCGCCTTCGCAGCCGGGATGATGCGGGTGGCGGCACATGCACCCGAGGGTCACTACGACCTCGTCCACTCGCACTACTGGCTCTCCGGGCAGGTGGGCTGGCTCGCCGCCGACCGCTGGGACATCCCCCTCGTCCACACGATGCACACGATGGCCCGGGTCAAGAACCTCCACCGCGCCGAGGGCGATGCCGAGGAGCCTCGTGGCCGCGAGATCGGTGAGGCGCAGGTCGTCGAGGCTGCCGACCGGCTGGTGGCCAACACCCACGACGAGGCGCGGGAGCTGATCGAGCTCTATGGCGCGGACCCCGAACGGGTCGACGACGTCCCGCCGGGTGTCGACCTCGACGTGTTCCACCCCGGGGACCGCTCCGAGGCTCGCCACAGCATCGGTGTCCCGGACGACGCCGTCCTTTTGCTCTTCGTCGGACGCATCCAGCCCCTCAAGGCCCCCGACGTCCTCATCCGCGCCGCCGCGATGCTCACCCGCCGTGACCCCCACCTGCGTGGACGGCTCGTCGTCGGCATCCTCGGCGGTCCCAGTGGTGGGGCGGTGCGCACGCCGATGGCCTTGGACCAGCTCGCCGCAGACGAAGGCATCGCCGACCTCGTGCGCTTCGTCGAACCCACCGACCGCGACACCCTCGCCACCTGGATGCGTGCCGCCGATGTCGTCGCCGTGCCGTCGCACAACGAGTCGTTCGGCCTCGTCGCCGTCGAGGCACAGGCCTGCGGGGCCGTCGTCGTCGCCACCAATGTCGGAGGGCTCCCGACCGCCGTCGGTGACGCCGGGATCCTCGTCGACGGCCACGACGTCCACAAATGGGTCGACGCCATCGAGTCGGTCATCGACAACCCGGAGCACCAAGCCGACCTGTCCGCGCGCGCCGCAGAGCGGGCCCGCGATTTCGCGTGGGAGGTGACCGCTGAGCGGTTGGCCGCCGTCTACGAAGCCGCACTCGCAACCCCACGCAGAGCCTCGATCAACGACTCAGACGCACTGACCGGCATACCCACAGCGGTGATCCCTTGA
- a CDS encoding class I SAM-dependent methyltransferase, with protein sequence MARTRPVGVITRGTTNPNRLRRCDRWLAGPASWRLRGAVGTPPIVVDLGYGASPVTAVELHDRLCRVRSDVEVVGIEIDPERVAAGQLLATPGLSFRRGGFEVPLDGRDATVVRAFNVLRQYAEDEVAGAWAAVCSRLVPDGLLVDGTCDELGRLATWVAVEPSGPVSLSLSWHLRGLEQPSIIAERLPKALIHRNVAGEAVHDYLTDLDRHWARSASHAAYGVRQRFLATAQAMRDSGWPLLDGPSRWRLGELTVAWDAVAPGSTSAGHHGP encoded by the coding sequence GTGGCGAGGACGAGACCGGTCGGGGTGATCACCCGCGGAACGACGAACCCCAACCGCCTCCGACGGTGTGATCGCTGGCTCGCCGGTCCCGCTTCGTGGCGGTTGCGTGGCGCCGTTGGCACACCACCGATCGTCGTGGACCTCGGCTATGGCGCTTCTCCTGTCACGGCTGTGGAGTTGCATGACCGGCTCTGTCGCGTGCGCTCCGACGTCGAGGTGGTGGGGATCGAGATCGACCCGGAGCGGGTGGCCGCCGGGCAGCTGCTGGCCACACCGGGGCTGAGTTTTCGCCGGGGCGGGTTCGAGGTGCCACTCGACGGTCGCGACGCGACGGTGGTGCGCGCCTTCAACGTGCTCCGTCAGTACGCCGAGGACGAAGTGGCCGGGGCCTGGGCCGCAGTGTGCAGCCGGCTGGTGCCCGACGGACTCTTGGTCGATGGCACGTGTGACGAGCTCGGACGACTCGCGACGTGGGTCGCGGTCGAGCCCTCGGGACCGGTGAGCCTCTCCCTGTCCTGGCACCTCCGTGGCCTCGAGCAACCCTCGATCATCGCCGAGCGACTTCCCAAGGCACTCATCCACCGGAACGTCGCGGGTGAGGCAGTCCATGACTATCTGACCGACCTCGATCGGCACTGGGCGCGCAGTGCGAGCCACGCGGCATACGGTGTGCGACAACGATTCCTGGCCACAGCGCAGGCCATGCGCGACAGCGGTTGGCCACTGCTCGACGGTCCGTCGCGCTGGCGCCTCGGTGAACTCACCGTCGCCTGGGACGCCGTGGCTCCAGGCTCAACGTCGGCGGGTCACCACGGGCCGTAA
- a CDS encoding YbjN domain-containing protein → MSDLNATIKTFLDETEIEWEAGARDGEFVVTLPGEKKLKTVVSLVAGADLSVSAFVIRNPDENHEAFYRSLLRRNLRLPGLAYSIDGSGDVYVTGRIPAAGVDADQLDQLFGVVLEAADSPFNELLIIGFLTSMQKEWDWRVSRGESLRNLEAFRHLLDKS, encoded by the coding sequence TTGAGCGACCTGAACGCGACCATCAAGACCTTCCTCGACGAGACCGAGATCGAGTGGGAGGCGGGAGCGCGCGACGGCGAGTTCGTCGTCACCCTGCCCGGCGAGAAGAAGCTCAAGACCGTCGTGTCCCTCGTCGCGGGCGCGGACCTCTCGGTGTCGGCGTTCGTCATCCGCAACCCCGACGAGAACCACGAGGCGTTCTATCGCAGCCTCCTGCGGCGCAACCTGCGGCTGCCCGGCCTCGCCTACTCGATCGATGGCAGTGGCGACGTCTATGTCACCGGCCGCATCCCGGCGGCGGGCGTCGATGCCGACCAGCTCGACCAGCTCTTTGGTGTCGTGCTCGAAGCAGCGGACTCACCCTTCAACGAGCTCCTCATCATCGGCTTCCTCACGTCGATGCAGAAGGAGTGGGACTGGCGGGTCTCGCGCGGTGAGTCGCTGCGCAACCTCGAGGCGTTCCGTCACCTTCTCGACAAGTCCTGA
- a CDS encoding phosphoglyceromutase, giving the protein MAHTLILLRHGHSEWNAKNLFTGWVDVDLNDQGREEAVNGGRLLKERGVLPAVVHTSVLRRAITTANLTLDAADRSWIPVRRDWRLNERHYGALQGLDKAATRDKYGDEQFMLWRRSFDTPPPQIEIGSEFDQTSDPRYAGIDVPRTECLKDVIERFMPYWEGSIRDDLAAGETVLVVAHGNSLRGLVKHLDGISDEAIAGLNIPTGQPLVYELGDDFMPTKPGEYLDPAAAEAAAAAVANQGR; this is encoded by the coding sequence ATGGCACACACCCTGATCCTGCTGCGTCACGGTCACTCCGAGTGGAATGCAAAGAACCTCTTCACCGGGTGGGTCGATGTCGACCTCAACGATCAGGGGCGTGAGGAGGCCGTCAACGGTGGTCGCCTGCTCAAGGAGCGCGGGGTCCTGCCGGCCGTCGTCCACACCTCGGTGTTGCGGCGTGCGATCACCACGGCCAACCTCACCCTCGACGCCGCCGACCGGTCCTGGATCCCGGTGCGTCGCGACTGGCGCCTCAACGAGCGTCACTACGGCGCGCTCCAGGGGCTCGACAAGGCGGCCACCCGCGACAAGTACGGCGACGAGCAGTTCATGCTGTGGCGTCGTTCGTTCGACACCCCGCCGCCGCAGATCGAGATCGGCTCGGAATTCGACCAGACGAGCGACCCGCGCTATGCCGGCATCGACGTGCCGCGCACGGAGTGCCTCAAGGACGTCATCGAACGCTTCATGCCCTACTGGGAGGGCTCGATCCGCGACGACCTCGCCGCCGGTGAGACCGTGCTCGTCGTCGCTCACGGCAACAGCCTGCGCGGCCTGGTGAAGCACCTCGACGGCATCAGCGACGAGGCCATCGCCGGACTCAACATCCCGACCGGCCAGCCCCTCGTCTACGAACTCGGTGACGACTTCATGCCGACCAAGCCGGGGGAGTACCTCGACCCCGCCGCCGCCGAAGCCGCCGCAGCCGCAGTCGCCAACCAGGGCCGCTGA